From one Physeter macrocephalus isolate SW-GA chromosome 18, ASM283717v5, whole genome shotgun sequence genomic stretch:
- the ACKR2 gene encoding atypical chemokine receptor 2 — MCPPAMAATTSPLPPTTKVASSEDSSSFYDYEYYLDGVAFMLCRKDEVLSFGRVFLPLFYGLIFVLGLGGNLLLLVVLLRYVPRRRMTEIYLLNLAISNLLFVVTLPFWGISVAWHWVFGNFLCKVVSTLYTINLYSGIFFISCMSLDKYLEIVCTQLHHRRRTRAKSLLLAAVLWAVALAVSIPDMVFVRTHENAPGTWDCFADFGGHGTIWKLFLRFQQNLLGFLLPLLAMIFFYSRIGSVLVRLRPPGQSRALRMAIGLVVAFFVLWFPYNVTLFLHSLLDLQVFGDCKVSQHVDYALQVTESIAFLHCCFTPVLYAFSSRRFRQYLKAFLATVLRRHQVPYLAQAPPSSYSESSRLSGQEDITGMNDLGERQAEDSPNKGDAGKNSA; from the coding sequence ATGTGTCCTCCCGCCATGGCCGCCACCACCTCTCCTCTGCCACCCACCACCAAGGTGGCCAGTTCTGAGGACAGCAGCTCCTTCTATGACTATGAGTACTACCTGGACGGCGTGGCCTTCATGCTCTGCAGGAAGGACGAGGTGCTGTCGTTCGGCAGAGTCTTTCTGCCACTCTTCTACGGCCTGATCTTTGTGCTGGGCCTGGGTGGGAACCTCCTTCTCTTAGTGGTCTTGCTCCGGTATGTGCCTCGAAGGCGGATGACCGAGATCTATCTGCTGAACCTGGCCATCTCCAACCTCCTGTTTGTGGTGACGCTGCCCTTTTGGGGCATCTCTGTGGCCTGGCATTGGGTCTTTGGGAATTTCTTATGCAAGGTGGTGAGCACCCTCTACACCATTAACTTGTACAGTGGCATCTTCTTCATTAGCTGCATGAGCCTGGACAAGTACCTGGAGATTGTTTGCACTCAGCTCCACCACCGGCGGAGGACCCGGGCCAAGAGCCTGCTCCTTGCAGCTGTCCTGTGGGCTGTGGCCCTGGCTGTCTCCATCCCCGACATGGTTTTTGTGAGGACGCATGAAAACGCCCCAGGCACGTGGGACTGCTTTGCGGATTTTGGGGGGCATGGGACCATCTGGAAGCTCTTCCTCCGCTTCCAGCAGAACCTCCTGGggtttctcctccccctccttgccATGATCTTCTTCTATTCCCGCATTGGCTCTGTCCTAGTCAGGCTGAGGCCCCCAGGCCAGAGCCGGGCTCTGAGGATGGCCATAGGCCTGGTGGTGGCCTTCTTTGTGCTGTGGTTCCCGTACAACGTCACCTTGTTTCTGCACTCGCTGCTGGACCTGCAAGTCTTTGGGGACTGCAAGGTCAGCCAGCACGTGGACTACGCGCTGCAGGTGACAGAGAGCATCGCCTTCCTCCACTGCTGCTTCACCCCCGTCCTCTATGCGTTTTCCAGCCGCCGCTTCCGCCAGTACCTCAAGGCTTTCCTGGCCACTGTGCTCAGACGACACCAGGTTCCTTACCTTGCCCAGGCCCCACCGTCCAGCTATTCTGAGAGTAGTAGGCTCAGTGGCCAAGAAGATATAACTGGCATGAATGACCTCGGGGAGAGGCAGGCTGAGGACTCCCCCAACAAGGGGGACGCGGGGAAAAATTCAGCCTGA